TAGAGCAAGGCTTAATTTCTAAAGCTGTATTTCTATCACAACGCTCCAATCTGGAATTATCAAAAAGTCAGTTGATGTCTGCAGTTGCCACCTATCAATCGACTTTAGAGCAGATTAAAGTCTCAGCAATGATCTCTCAAATGGCGACTAATTTTGTATTGCCGCAAACACTTGCATTGCCTCAATCTTGGCCAATCAGCCTCGATCAGACAAAAGAACTGGTTTCTCAATATCCCAGTATTTTGGCTTATGAGCACCAAGCTCGTCAGTATTCTCAACTATCTCAGGGTAGTATGAACGGTTACTGGCCTGTGATTTCCATCCTTGGATATCTCACCTATGTCGGTACACAAGGTAGTCAAGATTACTCACCCCCACAGCAGCCGTCAGGTGCGTGGTCTTCACAGGTATCTAATTACATCGGCCTGAATTTTACCTGGAATATTTTCGATGGGTTTTCTTCTTATAACCAGGCCCGTAGTTACGCCTCTCAATCTTTGTCTTACACACAACAGAGCCTTGCGGAAAGTCAATCGTTGTTGTCTGAGGCAATGTCGAGTATTGAAGAAATTAAATATACCTTGCCATTATTGACGTCACTTGATTCTAGTTATCAAGCTGAGGCACAGGCTTACTACTCATACTTGCTGAGGATGCAAGCTGGCATTGATGACTATTCAGTCATTTTTCAATCCCAACAACAGCTTTCTTCTTTGTTGTCTTCTTATAGTTCTTCTTATCAGAACTTATTCTCATCTTACTTTCAGTTGATTGCTCTGACAGGGATGCATCTAAATGCTTCTTTTTTTCATCAATACCAAGACGGGAATTAATCCTGAATTCTTTCGATACTTTTTTGTAGTTTTGATGTTGATTGCTAGGTTGAATTATCCCATCCATTCTTGTTATGGCTGCAAGTGTTGCGCTGGACGAGTTTTTGGCGTTCATACTTTTACTTCAGTC
The sequence above is a segment of the Synechococcus sp. PROS-7-1 genome. Coding sequences within it:
- a CDS encoding TolC family protein, which translates into the protein MPPEVKESISPVRFQPDAGMNSYEFAGLSFQCDQLFGSHIVYSLSSQRCRPYDPSLDHHALGFKNLLLRSVVLSPSIAASLSTVDSNRWLVRQSFSSWYPSLSLSSGSLMSVNISNTQNYTSSGSGGSNPSASGTSFQPTTEIGNSRRRISQTQMNQDNSGLVPPYTQTSSYLQAYPVLTLNWQLFDLSRSSSISASKEQLTASQFQALDQARQTILSVATLYSQLQASEYQIATILSLCVSSQKLLERYQNQLEQGLISKAVFLSQRSNLELSKSQLMSAVATYQSTLEQIKVSAMISQMATNFVLPQTLALPQSWPISLDQTKELVSQYPSILAYEHQARQYSQLSQGSMNGYWPVISILGYLTYVGTQGSQDYSPPQQPSGAWSSQVSNYIGLNFTWNIFDGFSSYNQARSYASQSLSYTQQSLAESQSLLSEAMSSIEEIKYTLPLLTSLDSSYQAEAQAYYSYLLRMQAGIDDYSVIFQSQQQLSSLLSSYSSSYQNLFSSYFQLIALTGMHLNASFFHQYQDGN